The Actinotalea sp. JY-7876 sequence CGGGACCCCACCGTTCTTCAACCAGGAATGAGGACCATGAAGACCATCGAGGACCTCGGGGACCTGCGCGGCAAGCGCGTCCTCGTCCGCTCGGACTTCAACGTGCCGCTCGACGGCACGACGATCACCGACGACGGCCGCGTGCGCGCGGCCCTGCCGACCCTGAAGGCGCTGCTCGACGCGGGCGCCCGCGTGGTCGTGACCGCCCACCTCGGCCGCCCGAAGGGCGCGCCGGAGGCCAAGTACTCGCTCGCGCCCGTCGCGGCCCGGCTGGGCGAGCTGCTCGGCCAGCCCGTCGCCCTCGCGCAGGACACGGTGGGGGAGTCCGCGAAGGCGACGGTCGCCGCCCTCGGCGACGGCGAGATCGCGCTGCTCGAGAACATCCGCTTCGACCCGCGCGAGACCTCGAAGGTCGACGCCGAGCGCGAGGAGCTCGCGAGCGAGCTCGCCGCCCTCGCCGACGTGTACGTCTCGGACGGCTTCGGCGTCGTGCACCGCAAGCAGGCGTCCGTCTACGACGTCGCCCGCAAGCTCCCCTCGGCCGTGGGCGCGCTCGTGCTCAAGGAGGTCGCCTCGCTGCGCAAGGCGACCGACGACCCGGAGCGGCCCTACGTGGTCGTCCTCGGCGGCTCGAAGGTCTCGGACAAGCTCGGCGTCATCGCGAACCTGCTGACCAAGGCCGACCGGCTGCTGATCGGCGGCGGCATGGTCTTCACGTTCCTCGCGGCCAAGGGCTACTCCGTGGGCAGCTCGCTGCTCGAGGAGGACCAGATCGAGACGGTCAAGGGCTACCTCGCCGAGGCCGAGCAGCGCGGGGTGGAGATCGTGCTGCCCACGGACATCGTGGTCGCCGACGCCTTCGCGGCCGACTCGCCGCACGACGTCGTCCCGGCGGACGCCATCCCGGACGGCCGCATCGGCCTGGACATCGGTCCGGACTCCTGCGAGCTGTTCCGCAGCAAGATCCTCGACGCGAAGACCGTGGTCTGGAACGGCCCGGCCGGCGTCTTCGAGTTCGAGGCGTTCTCGAACGGCACGCGCGCCGTCGCGCAGGCGCTCGTCGACGCGGGCGCGAACGGTGCGTTCACGATCGTCGGCGGCGGCGACTCCGCGGCGGCCGTGCGCCTGCTCGGCTTCGACGAGGCCGGGTTCGGTCACATCTCGACCGGTGGCGGGGCGAGCCTCGAGTTCCTCGAGGGCAAGTCGCTCCCCGGCATCGCCGTCCTGGAGGAGGAGGCCTGATGGCCACGCAGACCCGCACGCCGCTCATGGCGGGCAACTGGAAGATGAACCTCGACCACCACCAGGCGATCCAGGTCGTCCAGAAGCTCGCGTGGTCGCTCAAGGACGCCAAGCACGACTACTCGGCCGTCGAGGTCGCGGTGCTCGTGCCGTTCACGGACCTGCGCTCGGTGCAGACCCTCGTCGACGCGGACAAGTACGAGCTCAAGTACGGCGCGCAGGACGTCTCGGCGCACACCGAGGGCGCGTACACCGGCGAGATCTCGCCGGTCATGCTCGCCAAGCTCGGCGTCTCCTACGTGGCCGTCGGCCACTCCGAGCGCCGGCAGTACCACGGTGAGGACGACGCGCTGTGCGCCGCCAAGGTGGCGTCCGCGTTCGGGCAGGGGATCGTCCCGATCCTGTGCGTCGGCGAGGGCCTCGACGTCCGCAAGGCCGGCGAGCAGGTCGCGTACACCCTCGCGCAGGTCGAGGGCGGCCTGGCCGGCCTCCCGGCCGACAAGGCCAAGGACGTCGTCATCGCCTACGAGCCCGTCTGGGCCATCGGCACCGGCGAGGTCGCGACGCCCGAGGACGCGCAGGAGGTCTGCGGCGCGATCCGCGAGAAGCTGGCCGAGCTGTACTCGCCCGAGCTCGCCGCCGGTGTGCGCGTGCTCTACGGCGGGTCCGTGAAGTCCGGCAACATCGCGGCGATCATGGACAAGCCCGACGTCGACGGCGCGCTCGTCGGCGGAGCGAGCCTCGACCCCGAGGAGTTCGCCAAGATCGCCCGCTTCCGCGAGCACCAGACGGCTCGCTGAGCCGCCGGACCGGCGCCCTCCCGCGGGAGGGCGCCGGTCCCCGCTCCGCCGGGACCGTTCACCCGTGGCGCCTGTCGTGGGCAGGGGCCCGGGTCGCCTATCCTTGACCGGGCGCCGCCGGCGCCGATCATCCGACTGCGAGGGACGTACGAGCACGTGGACGCACTGCGCATCATCCTGCAGGTCCTGCTGGTCCTGACCAGCTTCCTCGTCGTGCTCCTGGTGCTGCTGCACAAGGGCAAGGGCGGGGGGGTCTCCGACATGTTCGGCGGCGGCATCTCCAGCAACGCCGGCAGCTCCGGCGTCGCCGAGCGGAACCTCAACCGGCTCACGATCGGCCTGGCGCTCCTGTGGACGCTCGTCGTCGTGCTGCTGGGCCTGATCCAGCGCGTCAGCGCCTAAGGAGCAACAGATGGCAAGCGGAAGCGCGATCCGAGGGTCCCGCGTCGGAGCCGGCCCCATGGGCGAGGCCGAGCGTGGCGACCAGGCCCCCCGGTTCTGGGTCTCCTACTGGTGCGCCAACGGCCACGAGACCAAGCCGAGCTTCTCCCAGGAGGGCAACGCCGAGGCGCCCGAGACCTGGGACTGCCCGCGGTGCGGCTTCCCGGCGGGTCAGGACAAGGACAACCCGCCGTCGCCGTCGCGCAACGAGCCGTACAAGACGCACCTGGCGTACGTGAAGGAGCGGCGCAGCGACGAGGACGGCGCCGCCATCCTCGACGAGGCCCTCAGCGCGCTGCGCGCGCGCCGCGGCCGCTGACCCTGTCCTGACCTCGCGCCGCCGGTCGTGCTCAGCCGGCTGCGGCGACGTCGAGGAGCCAGAGCGTGCGCTCGCGGCCCAGGGCGCCGGCCGCGGGCGTGGAGCGGACGTCGTCGCCCGCGAGGGCGCGCGCGACCGCCTCGGCCTTCTCCGCGCCGGCCGCGACGACCCAGATCTCCGACGCCGCCTCGAGGGCCGGGAACGTCAGGCTGACGCGCTCCGGGGGTGGCTTCGGGGAGCCGTGGACGCCGACGACCGTCCGGTCGAGGACCGCGAGGGCGTCGTGCCCCGGGAAGAGCGACGCGACGTGGCCGTCCGGGCCCATCCCGAGCAGCACCACGTCGAACGCCGGCACGGCCGGGCCGGCGTCGTCCTGCGCGGCGCCCGCGGGGGCGGCGTAGCGCGCCAGGTCCGCGGCGTAGGCCTCGGCGGCCGCCTCCGGCGAGTCGGCGCGGTCGGGTCCCGGCACGGGGTGCACGTTCTGCGCGGGCACGGGCAGCGCGTCCAGGAGCGCCTCGCGGGCCTGGGTCTCGTTCCGGTCGGCGTCGCCGGTGGGCAGGAAGCGCTCGTCGCCCCACCACAGGTGGACGCCGGTCCAGTCGACGGCGTCGCGCAGGGGCGAGGCCGCGACTTCGGCGAGCGTGCGGATGCCGACCGTGCCGCCCGTGAGCGCGACGTGCAGCGGCCGCCGGGTGCTCTGCCCGTCGATGAGCCGCAGGAGCAGGCGGGCGGCCGTGGCCCGCGCGAGCGTCGCGGCGTCGGGGTGCACGACGGCGACCCGCGCGCTCACGCGGCTCCCACGCGCTCGAGCCCGTCGAGGAGGACCTCGCCGTAGACCTCGTCCGGGTCCAGGCGCCGCAGCTCCTCCGAGAGGCACTCGCGCAGCGACCGCAGCGGCATCGCCGTGGTGCGCACGGGCTGCCCCGGCTGCTCGACGGTGGCGATGCGGCCGTCGGGCCGGGACACGATCACGGGGCCGGACGCCCGCTCGAGGACGACCTTGGT is a genomic window containing:
- the pgk gene encoding phosphoglycerate kinase; translation: MKTIEDLGDLRGKRVLVRSDFNVPLDGTTITDDGRVRAALPTLKALLDAGARVVVTAHLGRPKGAPEAKYSLAPVAARLGELLGQPVALAQDTVGESAKATVAALGDGEIALLENIRFDPRETSKVDAEREELASELAALADVYVSDGFGVVHRKQASVYDVARKLPSAVGALVLKEVASLRKATDDPERPYVVVLGGSKVSDKLGVIANLLTKADRLLIGGGMVFTFLAAKGYSVGSSLLEEDQIETVKGYLAEAEQRGVEIVLPTDIVVADAFAADSPHDVVPADAIPDGRIGLDIGPDSCELFRSKILDAKTVVWNGPAGVFEFEAFSNGTRAVAQALVDAGANGAFTIVGGGDSAAAVRLLGFDEAGFGHISTGGGASLEFLEGKSLPGIAVLEEEA
- the pgl gene encoding 6-phosphogluconolactonase, whose amino-acid sequence is MSARVAVVHPDAATLARATAARLLLRLIDGQSTRRPLHVALTGGTVGIRTLAEVAASPLRDAVDWTGVHLWWGDERFLPTGDADRNETQAREALLDALPVPAQNVHPVPGPDRADSPEAAAEAYAADLARYAAPAGAAQDDAGPAVPAFDVVLLGMGPDGHVASLFPGHDALAVLDRTVVGVHGSPKPPPERVSLTFPALEAASEIWVVAAGAEKAEAVARALAGDDVRSTPAAGALGRERTLWLLDVAAAG
- the tpiA gene encoding triose-phosphate isomerase; translated protein: MATQTRTPLMAGNWKMNLDHHQAIQVVQKLAWSLKDAKHDYSAVEVAVLVPFTDLRSVQTLVDADKYELKYGAQDVSAHTEGAYTGEISPVMLAKLGVSYVAVGHSERRQYHGEDDALCAAKVASAFGQGIVPILCVGEGLDVRKAGEQVAYTLAQVEGGLAGLPADKAKDVVIAYEPVWAIGTGEVATPEDAQEVCGAIREKLAELYSPELAAGVRVLYGGSVKSGNIAAIMDKPDVDGALVGGASLDPEEFAKIARFREHQTAR
- a CDS encoding RNA polymerase-binding protein RbpA, coding for MASGSAIRGSRVGAGPMGEAERGDQAPRFWVSYWCANGHETKPSFSQEGNAEAPETWDCPRCGFPAGQDKDNPPSPSRNEPYKTHLAYVKERRSDEDGAAILDEALSALRARRGR
- the secG gene encoding preprotein translocase subunit SecG; the protein is MDALRIILQVLLVLTSFLVVLLVLLHKGKGGGVSDMFGGGISSNAGSSGVAERNLNRLTIGLALLWTLVVVLLGLIQRVSA